In Patescibacteria group bacterium, one genomic interval encodes:
- a CDS encoding DUF5654 family protein produces the protein MPKTTKAVAEQIRTLITGALGLIAALAWNEAVKDLFARIFGTASGLVAKFGYAIIVTVVVVWLTMRLAKLGAQEAEEKNQERKE, from the coding sequence ATGCCAAAGACGACCAAAGCCGTTGCAGAGCAGATCCGAACGCTCATTACTGGAGCCCTGGGTCTGATAGCGGCGTTAGCCTGGAATGAGGCGGTGAAAGACTTGTTCGCCAGGATTTTTGGCACCGCAAGTGGCCTCGTGGCCAAGTTTGGCTATGCAATCATTGTTACCGTTGTTGTTGTCTGGCTGACAATGCGATTGGCAAAACTTGGTGCTCAGGAAGCTGAGGAGAAGAACCAGGAGCGGAAGGAATGA
- a CDS encoding HU family DNA-binding protein codes for MNKAELIDRLAEKLNQPKKQVEDVLEGFQKTVMETLQANEEVTLTGFGTFMAKERSARTGVNPQNPTEKIQIAAVRVPKFKAGKALKDCLKHPA; via the coding sequence ATGAACAAAGCAGAACTCATTGATCGTTTAGCCGAAAAGCTCAACCAGCCCAAGAAGCAGGTGGAGGATGTGCTGGAAGGTTTTCAGAAAACCGTTATGGAAACGCTCCAAGCGAATGAAGAGGTTACCCTCACAGGTTTTGGCACGTTCATGGCGAAAGAGCGTTCCGCACGTACCGGCGTCAACCCTCAGAATCCAACCGAGAAAATTCAGATTGCTGCCGTCCGCGTCCCCAAGTTCAAGGCTGGCAAAGCCCTGAAAGACTGTTTGAAGCACCCAGCGTAA
- a CDS encoding vitamin K epoxide reductase family protein, which translates to MSTRTRLLTIAILSLAGIAVSAYALKLHYSVEPSTFCNFNATFNCDVVNKSWASQIAGVPVALLGIIGYALMLVVSLWLLLMKKLPTLAWGGLALASLGGLGFSLFLTGVEIFDLKTFCVLCLGSQVVMLAIALLVWTSVEARHSFRSWFFSSAS; encoded by the coding sequence ATGTCGACCCGAACCCGCCTGCTCACAATCGCCATTCTGTCCCTTGCTGGGATTGCTGTTTCCGCTTACGCCCTGAAGCTCCACTATTCCGTGGAACCTTCTACGTTTTGCAACTTCAACGCAACCTTCAACTGCGATGTGGTAAATAAGAGTTGGGCCAGCCAAATTGCCGGGGTGCCGGTTGCTTTGCTTGGGATCATTGGGTATGCCCTTATGCTGGTCGTTAGTCTCTGGTTGCTGCTAATGAAAAAACTGCCCACCCTGGCGTGGGGCGGGCTGGCGCTGGCAAGTCTTGGCGGGCTGGGCTTTTCTTTGTTTCTGACAGGTGTGGAAATTTTTGACCTGAAAACGTTTTGCGTGCTGTGCTTAGGTTCGCAAGTAGTTATGCTGGCAATCGCCTTGCTGGTGTGGACCAGTGTGGAGGCGCGTCATTCCTTCCGCTCCTGGTTCTTCTCCTCAGCTTCCTGA